A genomic stretch from Pseudomonas sp. MUP55 includes:
- a CDS encoding lactate permease LctP family transporter, producing the protein MQTWQQLYSPLGSLGLSALAAVIPIVFFFLALAVFRLKGHVAGSITLALSILVAIFAFQMPVDMALAAAGYGFAYGLWPIAWIIVAAVFLYKLTVKSGQFEIIRSSVLSITDDQRLQVLLIGFCFGAFLEGAAGFGAPVAITAALLVGLGFNPLYAAGLCLIANTAPVAFGALGIPIIVAGQVTGIDAFKIGAMTGRQLPLLSLFVPFWLVFMMDGLRGVRETWPAALVAGLSFAITQYFTSNFIGPELPDITSALASLIALTLFLKVWQPKRTAGAQIAGATSSTAVTASAGGFGLPRNTLVSPYSLGQIFKAWSPFLILTVLVTLWTLKPFKAMFAAGGSMYSWVFNFAIPHLDQLVIKVAPIVTNPTAIPAVFKLDPISATGTAIFFSALISMAVLKIDFKTGLTTFKETFYELRWPILSIGMVLAFAFVTNYSGMSSTMALVLAGTGAAFPFFSPFLGWLGVFLTGSDTSSNALFSSLQATTAHQIGVNDTLLVAANTSGGVTGKMISPQSIAVACAATGLVGKESDLFRFTLKHSLFFATLVGLITLAQAYWFTGMLVH; encoded by the coding sequence ATGCAAACCTGGCAACAGCTCTACAGCCCTCTGGGCAGTCTCGGTCTATCCGCGCTGGCCGCCGTTATTCCCATCGTATTTTTCTTCCTGGCCCTGGCCGTGTTCCGCCTCAAGGGGCACGTGGCCGGCAGCATCACCCTCGCGCTGTCGATCCTGGTCGCCATCTTCGCCTTTCAGATGCCGGTAGACATGGCCCTGGCTGCCGCCGGCTACGGCTTTGCCTATGGCTTGTGGCCGATTGCGTGGATCATCGTGGCCGCGGTATTTCTCTACAAACTGACGGTCAAGAGCGGTCAGTTCGAGATCATCCGCAGCTCGGTCCTGTCGATTACCGACGATCAACGCTTGCAAGTCCTGCTGATCGGCTTCTGCTTCGGCGCCTTCCTCGAAGGTGCGGCCGGTTTCGGCGCGCCCGTGGCCATTACCGCCGCGCTGCTGGTAGGCCTGGGTTTCAACCCGCTCTATGCCGCCGGCCTGTGTCTGATTGCCAACACCGCCCCGGTCGCCTTTGGCGCGCTGGGTATCCCGATCATCGTTGCAGGCCAAGTCACCGGCATCGACGCCTTCAAGATCGGCGCCATGACCGGCCGCCAACTGCCGCTGCTGTCGCTTTTCGTGCCCTTCTGGCTGGTGTTCATGATGGACGGCCTGCGCGGCGTTCGCGAAACCTGGCCCGCAGCCCTGGTAGCCGGCTTGAGCTTCGCCATCACCCAATACTTCACCTCCAACTTCATCGGGCCGGAGCTGCCGGACATCACCTCGGCACTGGCCAGCCTGATCGCCCTGACCTTGTTCCTGAAAGTCTGGCAACCCAAGCGCACCGCCGGCGCACAGATTGCCGGCGCCACCTCGAGCACAGCGGTCACCGCCAGCGCTGGCGGCTTCGGCTTGCCACGCAACACCCTTGTTTCGCCGTACAGCCTGGGGCAGATTTTCAAGGCATGGTCGCCGTTCCTGATCCTCACCGTGCTGGTCACCCTCTGGACCCTCAAACCCTTCAAGGCGATGTTCGCCGCCGGCGGCTCGATGTACAGCTGGGTGTTCAACTTTGCGATCCCGCACCTGGACCAACTGGTGATCAAAGTCGCGCCGATCGTCACCAACCCCACCGCCATTCCGGCCGTGTTCAAGCTGGACCCGATTTCAGCAACCGGCACCGCGATTTTCTTCTCGGCGCTGATCTCGATGGCCGTTCTGAAAATAGACTTCAAAACTGGTCTTACCACTTTTAAAGAAACCTTTTACGAATTGCGCTGGCCGATCCTGTCCATCGGCATGGTGCTGGCCTTCGCCTTTGTCACCAACTATTCGGGCATGTCGTCCACCATGGCCCTGGTCCTGGCCGGCACTGGTGCTGCCTTCCCCTTCTTCTCGCCTTTCCTCGGCTGGCTTGGGGTTTTTCTGACAGGCTCCGACACTTCGTCCAATGCCCTGTTCAGCTCGTTGCAAGCCACCACCGCACACCAGATCGGCGTGAACGACACCTTGCTGGTTGCGGCAAATACCAGTGGTGGCGTGACCGGCAAAATGATCTCGCCGCAATCAATCGCCGTCGCCTGTGCGGCAACCGGCCTGGTGGGCAAAGAATCCGACCTGTTCCGCTTCACCCTCAAGCACAGCCTGTTTTTTGCCACCCTCGTCGGGCTGATCACCTTGGCGCAAGCGTATTGGTTCACCGGTATGCTGGTGCACTGA
- a CDS encoding FAD-binding and (Fe-S)-binding domain-containing protein, with translation MSLPAGFLKDVAQLIPKDRRFDDPLSTLAFGTDASFYRLIPQLVIRVESEDEVVTLLQLAQRDRVSVTFRAAGTSLSGQAISDSVLIVLGEQWNGREIRGQGMQIRLQPGVIGAQANAWLAPFGRKIGPDPASINACKIGGIVANNASGMCCGTAQNTYHTLAGMRLVLADGSRLDTEDSASVQAFRQSHGALLERLAALGRETRANAELAAKIRHKYRLKNTTGLSLNALVDFDDPLDILSHLLVGSEGTLGFISAVTYDTVADHPNKASALIVFPDVETCCNAVTVLKTQPVSAVELLDRRSLRSVQNKPGMPDFVQHLSENACALLIESRAASSSLLHEQRELIMASLASFPVEKQVDFTEDPLENARLWAIRKDTFPAVGAVRKTGTTVIIEDVTFPVEQLATGVNRLIELFDKHHYDEAILFGHALEGNLHFVFTQGFNSSAEVARYQAFMDDVAQLVAVEFGGSLKAEHGTGRNMAPFVELEWGSDAYQLMWQLKRLLDPNGILNPDVVLSHDPQIHLKHLKPLPAADELVDKCIECGFCEPVCPSKGLTLSPRQRIVIWRDIQAKKRAGVDTTELEAAYHYQGIDTCAATGLCAQRCPVGINTGDLVKKLRSRDADRTKTAEWLATHFATALQGARFTLHVANGARMLLGAPRLAKLSASLTRLSKGQVPQWTNAMPQPEKAIRFSPAVNDERPRVVYLAACVSRAMGPAAGDKEQMSLYDKTRGLLEKAGYQVVFPDNQDNLCCGQPFASKGYAQQAEHKRQELIGALLHASRGGLDPIYCDTSPCTLRLVQDLGETRLDLYDPVRFIRTHLMDRLDFTPQEAPIAVHVTCSTQHLGESQALIDLARRCAKTVVIPEGIHCCGFAGDKGFTTPELNAHSLRTLKDAVQHCSEGISTSRTCEIGLSQHGGIDYHGLVYLVDRVTQARAH, from the coding sequence ATGAGCCTGCCTGCTGGATTCCTGAAAGACGTCGCACAACTGATTCCGAAAGATCGTCGTTTTGACGACCCGCTTTCCACCCTCGCCTTCGGCACCGATGCCAGCTTTTACCGATTGATCCCCCAGTTGGTGATTCGCGTTGAATCGGAAGACGAAGTCGTCACGCTGCTGCAACTGGCCCAGCGCGACCGCGTCTCCGTAACCTTCCGCGCGGCTGGCACAAGCTTGTCCGGCCAGGCCATCAGCGACTCGGTGCTGATCGTGCTGGGCGAGCAGTGGAATGGCCGCGAGATCCGCGGGCAAGGCATGCAAATCCGCCTGCAACCCGGCGTCATCGGCGCTCAGGCCAACGCCTGGCTTGCGCCATTCGGGCGCAAGATCGGGCCGGACCCGGCGTCGATCAATGCCTGCAAAATCGGCGGCATCGTCGCTAACAACGCCAGTGGCATGTGCTGCGGTACGGCACAAAATACCTACCACACCCTGGCCGGCATGCGTCTGGTGCTGGCCGACGGCAGCCGCCTGGACACCGAAGACTCCGCCAGCGTCCAAGCCTTCCGCCAGTCCCATGGCGCGCTGCTTGAGCGCCTGGCAGCACTGGGCCGCGAGACACGGGCAAACGCCGAGCTGGCTGCAAAGATCCGCCACAAATACCGTCTGAAAAACACCACCGGCCTGTCGCTCAACGCCCTGGTGGATTTTGATGACCCGCTGGATATCCTCAGCCATCTGCTGGTGGGCTCCGAAGGCACGCTGGGGTTTATCAGCGCAGTGACCTACGACACAGTGGCCGACCATCCAAACAAAGCCTCGGCGCTGATCGTGTTTCCGGACGTCGAGACCTGCTGCAACGCGGTAACCGTGCTGAAAACCCAACCGGTCTCGGCGGTCGAGCTGCTGGACCGGCGCAGCCTGCGCTCGGTACAGAACAAGCCGGGCATGCCAGACTTCGTACAGCATCTATCGGAAAATGCCTGCGCGCTGCTGATCGAATCCCGCGCGGCCTCGTCGTCATTACTGCATGAGCAACGGGAACTGATCATGGCCTCCCTGGCCTCTTTCCCCGTGGAGAAACAGGTCGACTTCACCGAAGACCCGCTGGAAAACGCTCGCCTCTGGGCAATCCGCAAGGACACCTTTCCCGCCGTGGGCGCCGTGCGCAAAACCGGTACCACGGTAATCATCGAAGACGTCACTTTCCCGGTCGAGCAGCTGGCGACTGGCGTTAACCGCCTGATCGAACTGTTCGACAAACATCACTACGACGAAGCCATCCTTTTCGGACACGCCCTGGAAGGCAATCTGCACTTCGTGTTCACTCAAGGCTTCAACAGCAGCGCCGAAGTCGCACGCTATCAGGCGTTCATGGACGATGTTGCACAATTGGTAGCGGTTGAGTTCGGAGGATCGCTGAAAGCCGAACACGGCACTGGTCGCAACATGGCGCCGTTTGTCGAGCTGGAGTGGGGCAGCGATGCCTATCAACTGATGTGGCAACTCAAGCGCCTGCTGGACCCCAACGGCATCCTCAACCCGGACGTGGTGCTCAGCCATGACCCGCAGATTCACCTCAAACACCTCAAGCCTCTGCCCGCCGCCGATGAGCTTGTGGATAAGTGCATTGAATGCGGGTTCTGCGAACCGGTGTGCCCGTCCAAGGGACTGACCTTGAGCCCGCGCCAACGCATTGTGATCTGGCGCGACATCCAGGCTAAAAAACGCGCTGGCGTCGATACCACTGAACTGGAAGCGGCCTATCACTACCAAGGCATCGACACCTGCGCCGCAACCGGCCTGTGCGCCCAGCGCTGCCCCGTAGGCATCAATACCGGCGACCTGGTGAAAAAGCTACGCAGCCGCGACGCCGACCGTACGAAAACCGCCGAATGGCTCGCCACCCATTTCGCCACCGCGCTGCAAGGCGCGCGCTTTACCCTGCATGTCGCCAACGGCGCGCGCATGCTGCTGGGAGCGCCACGCCTGGCGAAGTTATCGGCCAGCTTGACCAGGCTGTCCAAGGGGCAGGTTCCGCAATGGACCAACGCCATGCCGCAACCGGAAAAAGCCATTCGCTTCAGCCCGGCCGTCAACGACGAACGACCTCGGGTGGTCTACCTGGCGGCCTGCGTCTCCCGCGCCATGGGCCCGGCAGCGGGCGATAAAGAACAAATGTCGCTGTACGACAAAACCCGTGGCCTGCTGGAAAAAGCCGGTTACCAAGTCGTCTTTCCCGACAATCAAGACAACCTGTGCTGCGGCCAACCCTTCGCCTCCAAAGGCTATGCCCAACAGGCCGAACACAAGCGTCAGGAACTGATCGGCGCGCTGCTCCACGCCAGCCGTGGCGGCCTCGACCCGATCTATTGCGACACCAGCCCGTGCACCCTGCGCCTGGTACAAGACCTGGGCGAGACGCGCCTGGACCTCTACGACCCGGTACGCTTTATCCGCACCCACCTTATGGACCGCCTCGACTTCACGCCGCAGGAAGCGCCCATCGCCGTGCACGTCACCTGCAGCACCCAGCACCTGGGCGAAAGCCAAGCGCTGATCGACCTCGCCCGACGCTGCGCCAAAACCGTCGTCATCCCCGAAGGCATTCACTGCTGCGGCTTTGCCGGCGACAAAGGCTTCACCACGCCAGAACTCAACGCCCACTCACTGCGCACCCTCAAGGACGCGGTGCAGCATTGCAGCGAAGGCATTTCCACCAGCCGCACCTGCGAGATCGGCCTGAGCCAGCACGGCGGCATCGATTATCACGGGCTGGTGTACCTCGTGGACCGCGTCACCCAGGCCCGCGCCCATTAA
- a CDS encoding integrase domain-containing protein, translated as MPAQNLRLSDRQLKGVKPASKDYVLTDGDGLQLRVRSNGSLLWNFNYREPVTKKRINIGFGTYPELSLANARKMAVDARELLAQGIDPKVQRNTLNEAKRAETEHTFENVATAWFELKKDSVTPAYAEDIWRSLTLHVLPDLRTTPLAKITAPMVIGLLRPIEAKGSLETVKRLSQRLNEIMTYGVNSGLIFANPLSGIRAVFKKPKKENMAALPPEELPELMLEIANASIKRTTRCLIEWQLHTMTRPAEAATTRWADIDFERRVWTIPPERMKKGRPHSIPLSDHAVALLESLKTHSGHREYVFPADRNPRTHANSQTANMALKRMGFQDRLVSHGMRSMASTILNEHGWDPELIEVALAHVDKDEVRSAYNRADYIERRRPMMAWWSEYIQKAATGSLLASAYGQVRDKNVVPIR; from the coding sequence ATGCCTGCTCAAAACCTCCGCCTCTCCGATCGACAGCTCAAGGGAGTCAAACCCGCATCCAAGGATTACGTCCTCACGGACGGTGACGGTTTGCAGCTCCGCGTACGCAGCAACGGCTCGTTGCTGTGGAATTTCAACTACCGCGAACCGGTGACCAAGAAGCGCATCAACATCGGCTTCGGGACCTACCCCGAGCTGTCACTGGCGAATGCACGAAAGATGGCAGTCGATGCCCGCGAGCTGCTCGCTCAGGGCATTGATCCGAAGGTGCAGCGCAATACGCTGAATGAAGCCAAGCGCGCAGAAACGGAACACACCTTCGAGAACGTGGCCACCGCCTGGTTCGAGCTCAAGAAAGACTCGGTCACCCCGGCCTACGCCGAGGACATTTGGCGGTCGCTCACGCTGCATGTGCTCCCTGACTTGAGGACGACGCCACTCGCGAAAATCACCGCGCCGATGGTGATCGGGTTACTTCGTCCAATCGAAGCTAAAGGCAGCCTGGAGACGGTCAAGCGCCTTAGTCAGCGGCTTAACGAGATCATGACCTACGGCGTGAACTCTGGCCTGATCTTCGCCAACCCGCTCAGCGGTATCAGGGCGGTTTTCAAGAAGCCCAAGAAGGAGAATATGGCTGCGCTTCCACCCGAGGAGCTCCCCGAGCTCATGCTGGAGATCGCGAACGCCAGTATCAAACGCACTACCCGTTGCCTGATCGAATGGCAGTTGCACACTATGACTCGCCCCGCCGAGGCGGCAACTACTCGCTGGGCAGACATCGACTTTGAAAGGCGTGTCTGGACCATCCCGCCGGAGCGGATGAAGAAGGGCCGCCCACACAGCATCCCGTTGAGTGATCACGCTGTCGCACTGTTGGAGTCATTGAAGACTCACAGCGGCCATCGCGAATACGTCTTCCCGGCAGACAGAAATCCACGTACCCACGCCAATAGCCAAACCGCCAACATGGCGTTGAAACGCATGGGCTTCCAGGATCGCTTGGTCAGCCACGGCATGCGCTCGATGGCCAGCACCATCTTGAATGAGCATGGATGGGACCCGGAGCTCATTGAGGTCGCACTGGCGCACGTCGACAAGGATGAGGTGCGTAGCGCCTACAACCGAGCCGACTACATCGAGCGCCGACGCCCGATGATGGCGTGGTGGAGTGAGTACATTCAGAAAGCCGCCACCGGTAGCCTGCTCGCCTCAGCATACGGCCAAGTCAGAGACAAGAACGTGGTGCCGATACGCTAG
- a CDS encoding integrase domain-containing protein — protein MALVGRRDGRNFGYGRQLSYAGPQALKDMFGGGHYGTVKAHCDRWQAFVKWCRSEQGPGINDARQIDRRVLADYAAFLRDVVGRGDLAISTAQNRLSSVNRTMAALRGDQYVKMPSPSKALGMQRTGIRQSVPQGQDRKQVRQIVDTLCRHYQLRAAAIVLLARATGMRLREAILADLPRLSREANDLGKINIQDGTKGGRAGASAPRWIAVDCHVRDALRFARQISPAGSRNLIAPHESCLSLLQQIIRPARDILHSQNLKGFHELRAAYACERYEQITQHRAPINGGQCCLTDRNLDREARRQISYELGHCRIDVVAAYIGGRT, from the coding sequence ATGGCATTGGTGGGTAGACGCGATGGTCGTAATTTCGGCTACGGTAGGCAGTTGAGCTACGCGGGGCCGCAAGCGCTGAAAGACATGTTCGGCGGCGGTCACTACGGCACGGTCAAGGCGCACTGTGATCGGTGGCAGGCATTCGTAAAGTGGTGCCGTTCCGAACAGGGGCCCGGTATCAATGATGCGCGGCAGATTGATCGCAGGGTGTTGGCCGACTATGCAGCTTTTCTGCGCGACGTTGTTGGACGCGGTGACCTAGCCATCAGCACCGCACAAAACCGACTATCCAGCGTTAACAGGACCATGGCGGCGCTTCGCGGTGATCAGTACGTAAAGATGCCAAGCCCGAGCAAGGCGTTGGGTATGCAGCGCACTGGGATTCGCCAGTCGGTGCCTCAGGGCCAGGACCGTAAACAGGTGAGGCAGATCGTCGATACGCTTTGCCGCCATTATCAGCTACGCGCCGCCGCGATCGTACTGTTGGCGCGAGCCACAGGCATGCGCTTGCGTGAGGCCATCTTGGCTGATCTGCCTCGGCTAAGCCGTGAGGCAAACGACCTAGGCAAAATTAACATTCAGGATGGCACCAAAGGCGGCCGCGCCGGTGCCTCGGCGCCGCGTTGGATTGCGGTTGACTGCCATGTTCGAGATGCGCTTAGGTTTGCACGGCAGATTTCGCCTGCGGGTAGCCGCAACCTGATTGCGCCACACGAAAGCTGCCTGAGTCTTCTGCAACAAATCATCCGCCCTGCGCGGGACATCCTGCATTCGCAGAACCTCAAAGGCTTCCATGAGTTACGAGCGGCATACGCATGTGAGCGCTATGAGCAAATCACCCAACACCGCGCTCCTATCAACGGTGGCCAATGCTGCCTGACAGATAGGAACCTTGATCGTGAAGCCCGAAGGCAAATCAGCTATGAGCTGGGGCACTGTCGGATCGACGTGGTCGCTGCCTACATTGGAGGGCGGACATGA
- a CDS encoding restriction endonuclease subunit S produces the protein MSKTKTTNGNENAKTIRTPKLRFPEFRDSKEWEKTELRMIADPVLDKASSGEKNNALSLSTENTIVLQSDILEGNEINKYSERYLRIIRDDFIYIDKSTKNPASGTIKRLSNYSTGVVPSVYKCFRFHAHEHPGFWEGYFESGAHNNQLSKVINEGATQGRFNTPVNKFIAINVWRPCESEQKKIADCLESLESLIAAQSQKIKTLSTHKIGLTLQLFPRKGEFKPRLRFPDFQNAEEWKKVLFTNAIKVTSGKEFKPSEYSGEGIRLIQSKNIEYGSLIWSDDSPHLPTTYADKHPELLLQTNNIVFALYRPMRNEEIKITKISKNDEKSIFSHQLAKLEIITDLLCADFAFHFCRHFLSDYAQSNSIGLGQTRISLKELNKQSITLPSLPEQICIAGCLSSLDSLITSHIQKLESIKKHKTALLQKLFPRSDKDI, from the coding sequence ATGAGTAAAACGAAAACAACGAACGGCAACGAAAACGCCAAAACTATACGTACGCCCAAATTACGCTTTCCTGAGTTTAGGGATTCGAAAGAGTGGGAAAAGACAGAGCTCAGGATGATTGCCGACCCTGTCTTAGACAAAGCTAGTTCTGGTGAGAAGAATAATGCCCTGAGTCTCTCAACTGAAAACACCATAGTGCTTCAGAGTGACATATTGGAAGGCAATGAGATAAATAAATACTCTGAACGCTATCTTAGGATTATTCGCGATGACTTTATTTACATTGACAAAAGCACAAAAAATCCGGCCTCAGGCACTATAAAGCGATTATCCAATTACTCCACTGGAGTGGTCCCCTCAGTTTACAAGTGCTTCCGCTTTCATGCCCATGAACACCCAGGCTTTTGGGAAGGATATTTCGAATCAGGAGCGCACAACAATCAGCTCAGTAAAGTTATAAATGAGGGTGCAACCCAGGGACGATTTAACACTCCAGTCAATAAATTTATCGCCATAAACGTATGGCGCCCATGCGAATCGGAACAAAAAAAAATCGCCGACTGTCTGGAGTCATTGGAGAGCCTGATTGCGGCCCAATCTCAGAAAATAAAAACGCTCAGCACTCATAAGATCGGTCTGACACTGCAACTATTTCCACGTAAAGGTGAATTCAAGCCTCGGTTACGTTTCCCTGATTTCCAGAACGCTGAGGAATGGAAAAAAGTCCTATTTACAAACGCTATAAAAGTAACTTCAGGGAAGGAATTTAAGCCATCGGAGTACTCGGGCGAGGGGATTCGATTAATACAATCGAAAAATATTGAATATGGCTCATTAATATGGAGCGATGACTCACCTCACCTCCCTACAACCTATGCAGACAAGCACCCTGAACTATTATTACAAACTAATAACATTGTCTTTGCGCTCTATCGACCAATGCGCAATGAAGAAATAAAGATCACCAAAATTAGTAAAAATGATGAAAAATCGATTTTCAGCCATCAGCTAGCCAAGTTGGAAATCATTACCGATTTACTTTGCGCAGATTTCGCATTTCATTTTTGTCGACATTTCTTATCAGACTACGCACAAAGCAACTCTATCGGCCTCGGACAGACAAGGATATCGCTAAAGGAATTGAACAAACAGAGTATTACACTCCCGTCGCTGCCTGAGCAAATATGTATTGCAGGCTGTCTTAGCTCACTTGACAGCTTAATTACTTCGCACATACAAAAGCTTGAATCCATAAAAAAACACAAGACGGCGCTTTTGCAAAAGCTTTTCCCGCGGTCGGATAAGGATATTTAA
- a CDS encoding AAA family ATPase yields MNKPLVQSNFRSLKSLAKKLRKDLTGVRGRKKLGARKAIAPVKGNDFVLLFAHNGVGKTRLSMEFKDLGKKQDKRDTLYFNAFTEDLFDWDNDFEEDRERRIKFKSHSQFFNGLDGIGIESRIRPHLHRHADFNFTINYDDAEISFFREEIVAGKIETLEDIKISRGEENIFIWCFFLAILELASLAEPGDPYYWVKFVYIDDPISSLDEHNTIAVASGLSALLKDSRNNIKIIISTHHGLFFNVLFNELKGKNEQSAKKEEIRKKSYILSRPNKSPSYTLQDTGESPFLNHVASLLELQAAARSGNISQHHFNSLRSILEKTAIFFGRQHISTCFDGNPNKNLYVRFLNIRSHSKYSVFEPAPLSRSEKKMFRDILSTFINLHPFNTTLFPKSLAAAPAP; encoded by the coding sequence ATGAACAAACCGTTAGTACAATCGAATTTCAGATCTTTAAAGTCGCTAGCCAAAAAGTTGCGCAAGGATTTGACAGGAGTTCGAGGAAGAAAAAAACTTGGCGCACGAAAAGCGATCGCACCAGTAAAAGGGAACGACTTTGTTTTGCTTTTTGCTCACAACGGGGTAGGCAAAACTCGTTTATCCATGGAGTTTAAAGATCTTGGAAAAAAACAGGACAAGAGAGACACTCTATACTTCAACGCTTTCACTGAAGACCTTTTTGACTGGGATAACGATTTCGAAGAGGATAGAGAAAGAAGAATAAAATTCAAATCCCACTCTCAGTTTTTTAATGGGCTTGATGGCATTGGCATTGAAAGTCGCATTCGCCCCCACTTACATCGCCACGCTGACTTTAATTTCACAATAAACTACGACGATGCAGAAATTAGCTTTTTTCGTGAGGAAATCGTCGCAGGTAAAATTGAGACCCTAGAGGATATAAAAATATCACGCGGGGAAGAGAATATTTTTATTTGGTGTTTTTTTCTTGCCATACTCGAATTGGCCAGCTTAGCAGAACCAGGTGACCCATATTATTGGGTAAAATTTGTTTACATTGACGACCCGATTTCGTCCCTTGATGAACACAACACAATCGCTGTCGCCTCCGGACTTTCTGCGCTTTTAAAAGACTCCAGAAACAATATAAAAATCATCATATCCACACACCATGGATTGTTCTTTAATGTTCTTTTCAATGAACTCAAAGGAAAAAATGAACAATCTGCGAAAAAAGAGGAAATCAGAAAAAAGTCTTATATCCTGAGCCGTCCAAATAAGTCCCCAAGCTACACACTCCAAGACACAGGAGAGTCTCCATTCTTGAATCATGTAGCATCATTACTAGAATTACAGGCTGCAGCGAGGTCAGGCAACATTTCGCAACACCATTTCAACTCTCTTCGAAGCATTTTAGAGAAAACGGCAATATTTTTTGGCCGACAGCATATATCTACTTGCTTTGATGGCAATCCCAATAAAAATCTATATGTCCGCTTTTTAAATATCCGCAGCCATTCAAAGTATTCTGTCTTTGAACCCGCCCCCCTGAGTCGATCTGAGAAAAAAATGTTTCGTGACATTCTTAGCACATTTATTAATCTTCACCCGTTCAACACAACACTATTTCCGAAGTCACTCGCAGCAGCGCCCGCACCATGA
- a CDS encoding type I restriction-modification system subunit M, giving the protein MTESNKIMLGKTLWSVADQLRGLMNADDFRDYILSFFLLRYLSDNYENAAKTELGDDYPKVKDKDYCVPLTLWYANNPEEITKFEKHMRKKIHYVLHPQYIWSSIANMARSQKSELLSTLQGAFKHIELESFEHTFQGLFSAINLDSEKLGRTYAERNIKLSVLIQKISEGLAEFPTDMDAFGDVYEYLIEQFAAGSGKKSGEFYTPQQISDILSSIVTLDSQDPQSGSIQSLGSVMDFACGSGSLLLNVRKRVKSRHTGIIYGQEKNFTTYNLARMNMLMHGLKDTDFQIHHGDTLANDWAILREMNPAKKLAFDIVVANPPLSCRWEPTDSLTEDVRFKNYGVAPKSSADFAFLLHGLHYLKNEGVMAIVQPHGVLFRSGAEERIRTKLLKDGHIDTVIGLPSNLLYSSGIPVCILVLKKCTRPEDVLIIDATESFVKGKRQNHLSHEQITKIIDTYRFRREESRYARRVTMEEIKENGYNLNISRYISTSSIEAEVDLQTVNRELATLEKTIKSARDKHNAFLRDLGLPPLA; this is encoded by the coding sequence ATGACAGAATCAAATAAAATAATGCTTGGCAAGACCCTCTGGAGTGTCGCCGACCAACTGCGCGGACTAATGAATGCAGACGACTTCCGCGATTACATACTTTCATTCTTTCTCCTGCGATATTTATCAGACAATTATGAAAATGCAGCGAAGACAGAACTTGGCGATGACTACCCTAAAGTCAAAGATAAAGACTATTGCGTACCCCTTACCCTTTGGTACGCCAACAACCCGGAAGAGATCACCAAATTCGAAAAACATATGCGCAAGAAGATCCATTATGTACTGCACCCTCAGTATATATGGAGCAGCATCGCGAACATGGCTCGATCTCAAAAAAGCGAACTACTCAGCACACTGCAGGGGGCCTTCAAACACATCGAGCTTGAATCTTTTGAGCACACATTCCAAGGTCTATTTAGCGCAATCAACCTTGACTCTGAAAAACTAGGTCGCACTTACGCCGAACGCAATATTAAGCTATCTGTCCTCATTCAGAAAATCTCCGAAGGCTTAGCTGAATTCCCCACTGACATGGATGCATTTGGTGATGTTTATGAGTACTTGATCGAACAGTTTGCCGCAGGTTCAGGCAAGAAGTCGGGTGAGTTCTACACGCCACAGCAAATTTCCGACATCCTTTCCTCTATTGTTACACTCGATAGCCAGGATCCCCAGAGCGGCTCAATACAGAGCTTGGGAAGTGTGATGGACTTTGCCTGCGGTTCCGGTTCGCTGCTGCTTAACGTACGGAAACGCGTAAAATCGCGGCATACCGGGATTATATACGGACAGGAAAAGAACTTTACTACGTATAATTTAGCGCGCATGAACATGCTGATGCACGGATTAAAAGATACTGATTTTCAAATTCACCATGGCGATACATTGGCGAATGACTGGGCCATACTACGCGAGATGAACCCTGCAAAGAAACTAGCTTTTGATATCGTAGTTGCTAATCCGCCTTTGAGCTGCCGGTGGGAGCCAACCGACTCTCTAACCGAAGATGTACGCTTCAAAAACTATGGAGTGGCTCCTAAATCTTCCGCAGATTTTGCCTTTCTGCTACATGGACTTCATTATCTAAAAAATGAAGGTGTGATGGCCATCGTTCAGCCCCATGGCGTCCTCTTCCGTAGCGGTGCCGAGGAGCGAATTCGGACTAAACTGCTGAAGGATGGCCACATTGATACGGTAATTGGGCTACCCTCAAACCTCCTTTATTCCTCAGGCATCCCAGTTTGCATTTTGGTCCTTAAGAAATGTACTCGACCGGAAGATGTACTTATTATCGATGCAACAGAGAGCTTCGTTAAAGGCAAGCGACAGAACCATTTATCCCACGAGCAAATAACCAAGATCATTGACACTTATCGGTTCCGTAGGGAAGAATCCCGCTACGCCCGCAGGGTTACGATGGAGGAAATCAAGGAGAATGGCTATAACCTTAATATTTCTCGCTATATAAGCACGTCCAGCATCGAAGCTGAGGTTGACTTACAGACCGTAAATCGTGAACTAGCAACCCTGGAAAAAACCATTAAATCGGCCCGAGACAAACATAATGCTTTCCTTAGAGACCTGGGGCTTCCGCCATTAGCTTGA